The Vicia villosa cultivar HV-30 ecotype Madison, WI linkage group LG1, Vvil1.0, whole genome shotgun sequence genome includes a region encoding these proteins:
- the LOC131593261 gene encoding uncharacterized protein LOC131593261: MTSLVKGVVKKKSTSAGPIKSRAMTKSTGVGPSKSWSKVFPKKRKERDIVESMFDAEVDVPDIPSRKKPTTSKLAASIYKVPIDNVSLHYASSASRSKYVLQKRLAVERELAPNALENKEVLELIQDAGLLKTVCDLPKCYEKLVKEFVVNLSEDCGNSKSVDFRKVFVRGKCVSFSPSVINKFLGRTDVAQPELEVTDNKVCQVITAKQVNSWPLKEKMTESKLSIKYAMLHKIGAANWVPTNHKSTISTILGRFLYAVGTKAKFDYGTYIFDQTMKHAGSFSVKGPIAFPSLLCGIILTQYPNILNEHDVGMHVLDIVMTSAETSKSGASVSKAEVIAMFKETCKELEARKVSLEKMISTLEMNGNEEFADAEKMADEDVEEEGTSPTDDAEKGSYADTSSGSDSG, encoded by the exons ATGACAAGCCTTGTCAAAGGTGTTGTTAAGAAGAAGAGTACTTCTGCTGGTCCTATCAAGAGCAGAGCTATGACTAAGAGTACAGGGGTTGGTCCATCAAAGTCCTGGAGCAAGGTATTTCCCAAGAAAAGAAAGGAGCGGGATATTGTTGAATCTATGTTTGATGCTGAAGTGGATGTTCCTGATATTCCATCAAGGAAGAAGCCTACAACCAGCAAGCTTGCTGCAAGTATTTATAAAGTCCCTATTGACAATGTGTCATTACACTATGCCTCCAGTGCCAGCAGGTCGAAATATGTGCTCCAAAAGAGACTGGCTGTTGAAAGGGAATTGGCTCCAAATGCCCTTGAGAACAAGGAAGTCTTAGAGCTAATTCAGGATGCTGGGCTATTGAAGACTGTTTGCGATCTTCCCAAGTGTTATGAGAAGCTGGTCAAGGAATTTGTGGTGAACCTATCTGAAGATTGTGGAAACAGCAAGAGTGTGGACTTTAGAAAGGTGTTTGTGAGAGGTAAGTGTGTATCATTCTCTCCTTCTGTGATTAATAAATTCTTAGGAAGAACAGATgtagctcaacctgagcttgaagtgacAGACAACAAAGTTTGTCAAGTGATCACAGCCAAGCAGGTAAACAGTTGGCCCCTgaaagagaaaatgacagaaagtaagcTGAGCATCAAGTATGCAATGCTTCACAAGATAGGAGCAGCTAATTGGGTACCAACGAATCACAAGTCCACTATTTCAACTATTCTTGGCAGATTTCTGTATGCTGTAGGAACAAAGGCAAAGTTTGACTATGGAACATATATTTTCGACCAAACTATGAAGCATGCTGGAAGCTTCAGCGTTAAGGGTCCAATTGCCTTTCCATCCCTTCTATGTGGCATAATTCTGACTCAGTATCCCAACATTCTCAATGAGCATGATGTA GGTATGCATGTTCTAGACATTGTCATGACATCGGCTGAAACATCCAAGTCTGGAGCATCAGTCAGCAAAGCAGAAGTGATAGCAATGTTCAAAGAGACCTGCAAAGAGCTGGAAGCTAGGAAAGTATCACTTGAAAAGATGATAAGCACTCTGGAAATGAATGGGAATGAGGAATTTGCAGATGCTGAAAAGATGGCAgatgaagatgtggaagaagagGGTACCAGTCCTACTGATGACGCCGAGAAAGGAAGTTATGCAGACACCTCAAGTGGGTCTGACTCCGGGTAG